The Sciurus carolinensis chromosome X, mSciCar1.2, whole genome shotgun sequence DNA segment TCTTTCCATTGAACCAAGCTGTGTTTAGAAGTAAAAGCCTAAAGTTCTGCAAGATAGGGTTATCCAAGAAGGAGCTCACACTCTTAAAATTCTGAGCACAGAAAGTAAtgtttttgcaaaataaaaaaggattctTCTCAATATCTAGTACTATCCaggtggaagggagggagagaagtaaaaagggaaggaaagagggaggaaagaaggaaggaaagctcTGCACAGGCTTCTAGCCTAGACAgttcaattctttattttattggagAAAGCAGATAGAGATGTAAactacatcttttcttttctgacaCTGGGGGGAAACTTGGTAAATTCTAAATGGTATAAAGAGATGTTATTACAACAATATAAGATTCACTGGTATATTAAAGTTCCTAAATTATCTGCTGTTTTGGAACTTATTTGCAACAAGGACACAGGATCAAGGTGGTTTTAGGCATCTCCTTAATTTGGTTTAACATTTTTTCCATGTTGAGGACACTAATAACTATACATCATAGGTTGCTGTGAAGAATTAACcatatatgtatgtttaaatCACATATgaatgtgcgtgtgtgtacatgcacGTGTGCTAGCATGTGGGTAAGTTTCAAGATTACCCTTTGACATAGAGCTGATAGTCAATAAGTGTTACATTTCTTGCCTTTTTACTACGCCTGGTTAATGAACTGACTACACACTAGCTTGAACATATTTCTTAATTAATGGGATCAGGAGTCAATAGATggttatttttctgaaaactaTGGAGAGCTACATTCCTAAACAAAACTTGGTTTGAATTTAGAACCATGAATTTGGGACGATTATGTTTTTGAAAGTAACCTCAGATTTGTAACCAGGGTAGCGTCAATGGAATTTGTTTGCGGATGCAAACACAGCTGAATCGTGAAAATGCCAGAGTGTTGAGTCCTCAAACTTAGGCTTCTCTAGTTTGTAGTTAGTAGGAAAGTATACTAGAGTACAAAACTCACTTGTAAAAAAGGTATTtggaatacatacacacacatataatattgattgtatttataaataaaaaataagtaacatgCTATTTTTTAGTATCAGAACTTTCCCTACAGATAAACTAAAACAATTAAATCCTGTTAGTCTTTTGACAACCTCCATTTTACAATCAGTTACTATATTTTATACTTGGTTGTTCTTTCAGAACCTGTCCTGGTCAGTTTCAAAAGATAACACACAACAAATACTGTTTCCAGATTTTTACAATTAATCCTGAATTTATTCCATTTCCATTTGcagaatatctaaaatatttctcattggCATTTCATAGAAATAGGGCTGTAGAGTTCTATCTCAATTTCCAATGGATTGCCAAAAAGAGGTAGTATATTATATGGACAATCACAAAAACTAAGACAAGAAACTAATCacctatattttctaaaaaacgTTTGTAGTTTGTATCACCAGATCATTAGGTACAAGCACTTCTACGGCATGGGGGGAATTAGCACTTCATAGCTGAAAGCATGAGATGCTACTTCCTATAatcatcttcatttctttcaacTGAGATGGAAACTGGCATCTCACTTAAGGATTTTAGAGTAAAAAAGATCAGGAACATTTCTTTCTGCTCATACCTTTTGgtgtctttttccttctcttgacaCTGTTATTAGTcaagaattcttatttttcaaaaaaagaaaagaggaggttCAATTTTTATCCCTTTGAAATGTCTCTCACCGGATCCCTTATAAATCACTTCTTTATTGAAGTCaagtttcacttatttttaaaatttctctgtcCCTAAGGAGCAccatattctttaaattattttagttacaACTTTATATTTTACCTTTGCCTAGAGTTGGAATTTCAGATGGCTTAAaagcattttcaattttatttttaatagtggcCTGTGAGGTATACTTAGCCTTTTGAAAGGGATGTGCTTTTTAGAAAAAATGCCCTAAAATTTTTACATTCCTATAGACTCACACAATTTCAGAGCAGGtctctaataaaatttaaattaaacagTGTTTCAAAAACTAGTCTCACTCAGACACTCTGCCATTTGACTTCCTACAGAAGCTTAATATTTATAGGAACTTGTGAATCCTCAGTCTTGCTTAATATATTCATTTGAAGTTGTTTTTTACACACTAGGTTTTACTAAGCAGAATAgtagcaaataattttttaaagatttagatCAAAATTCTATTATAGCATTTCTGTCTTCACTTCAGTGGTGAATATAATATAGGATTTCTCAACCTCTGCATCATTGACATTTTGGGCTGGATAATTATTTGTTGTGGGATGCTACCCACTAGATGCCCACAGTACCCCTACATATCCCTAGAAGGTAAAGGAGGTTAAGGATGGTGCTAAAACTCCTACTATATGCACAGGACAGCTCCCCAAtacaaagaattatccagccaCAATACCCCAGTATTAGTTTCTTGTCTTGATTTTATGATTGTCCACATAATATGCTACCCCAGAACTTCTGACAACCAGAAAAACACGCTTCCAGACACAGTTAAATGTTACTTGCAATGGAAGGTGAGaacaaaggaaagtaaaacagccCCACTTGAAAACTGCTACTCCACAAGGAATACTATTTTATGCATCATCAAAACTAAAAGAACTGCAATGAGCCTCAATATTTTTACAAAGGGGGCATACAAAGCAGAATGAAAATTGATGGGAGAGAAAACACAATTTCAAATATGATCACGCTGAAATTGTGATTGTAAACTGGTCAGTTTCTCTGCACTGAGGTCTGATTGCAACTGAATCTCAACTAATTTTAAAGTCATCTCTCTATAAAGGACACCACTCACTTTTAGGTTCCTttccaacattttcttcttttctcgcTGAACTTCTTCTCTGTACAAATGGATATTTTCCTTCTTGTCTGATGAAGCAGTCATGACACTACTCTTTCCTGTGTTTGCTTCACCCATCTGTACAAAGTTGCTTTCAACCTTAGCTAaagcagaagaagaaagagaaccaAGGGTAACCAGTTCCTTCTCCAAAGTCAATGCCAAACGATCAATTAGGAAATCctcatttcctaattttaaatttttgaaggaaCAATTCATAGGGAGAACTCTGATGAGATTACGAAGGCACTGGAACAAAACTGTTTGattcctaaaataaaaaccaaatatgaTATTACAAAATTTGAAGAACACAAAGTAGTCACTTACAGCATATTGTAGTAATCAACTGATATTCATTTATACACTATAATGATGAATACAATCAAAAAAGCATGTGATCACTGATAAAATTCAGACTgcagcaaatacacacacacacaactaattTGGTTCATATTATTAACCACTCCCtgattaaacttattttaaacataaagatcagtatattttttaaaaatctcactatGAAGAGGTAAAAggaaatcttaaaataattactagactctttaaaaagtcaataacAAAACTAAAGCAGAGATCTTCAGTTTCTAACTAAAGTTACACCTGTCCATTCACTCTATACCAGGACATGGCCTTGACACATCCCACAGTAGCACAGAACTCTACAAGGGGAAAGCTGTTATACCATGCGGTCACCACACTCACATACACTAACACTCCAACTTAATGCGCATTACCTGGAATAGACTGTTAAAGTGCCTTCAAATGGGGTTCTTTGTTTCCAGTTGAAGAGTGTCCCATAGAAATTTCTTGGCCTTTTACAAAAGCACATTTCTGGAAATTCTTTGATTACTTCACATTTCATGTGTTCTAAGAGCCACATCTTCATTGAATTCACGGAATAGCCAGGTGATATGACTTGAAAACAAGATTTGTGCAATGTTGTAAGAAGTGCAAAAAGATCTTCCATGTCCTCTACAAGAAAAATGTCACAATTTCTATCATTAAACTGTTCATTATCAAATAAAtgcttcttaaaattttctgattcAATTAAGTTTCTGATTAAAAAGTGCCAACAAACCTATCGGTTTCTTCTTTGGAAATGTCATTAAGTATTTCCCACTTGAAAGATCTTCTAGACTTAAAAAAAGTCTGCCACATGGAATATAACGATCTTTAGGACAGCtaccattttctttctccctaATGTGTAGCAGCACAACGcaacaaaatttattgaatgctaaaagtggtgaaagagacgTTATAGCAGTAATTATCTGtacatatgttttcatatatggtTGTTCACAAGCaaatcttccttcttccttacTATCAGAGGTCAACTTGATCTTTTTGGCTTCTGATCCTATTTCATGTGGCATCAAGTGTGGTGCTGGGAAAGAATCTTTACTCAATTTAATCACTCTATTTTCACACTTAATAAGCCGAAAGCTGGAGCTGTAGGCTTGCTCCATTATCAGTGATAAAGTCACTTCATTGAGGGAcctgtaaaaaatataaagtttagtTAATTCTaccaactcattttttaaaatccatcacctcatttttaaaaatcaaataaaagattaGACACCatacaaatgacaaaaatgtttattctcttcttttgtaGGAAACATAATTTCAAAGGTAAAATATATCACAGTTaacaatacagatttttttaaaggtcctGTACCATAGCTTCTAAAACAGGCAGGAAAACCATTGGAAATATgttagatttatagaaaattgtttttccttctttctttctttctctctctctctctctctctctctctctctctctctctctccccctccctccctccctccctccccccctttctttctttcttttctttctttctttcttttcttctggtactgaggactgaatccaggaatgctttaccactgagtaacatccccagcaccttttacttctgattttgagacagggtctccctgagttgtccaggctgtcctcaaacttgtggtcctcctgccttagcctcccaagtcattaggattataggtgtgtgctatgGCACACCAcaactggaaaataatttttaaaggtaaagaaTGGTACAATAACgcctggattttatttttgatgtaggATTTTCCATTCAaacttttcaaagaagaaaaaaatactcatttttcagagtttattttggtaataatttagatttcaaatatatctaaaataaaaattgcattttatattCCCATAAATTACTTGAATAATATCTGCTTTTAACACAGAATATTACTGGTTTCTCAGCAATTCGTCCCAGATTTACATTTCTAACAACTTATAACTATGATATAGGCTTATTTTAATACATTCAACATTGCCAACATTACCAAATAAAACAGGTGAGAATGATAATACGACCAATaagatgactttaacacacaagAATTTCACTGTATATCTAGTGGGTTATAATAAGGAttacaaaaaaatgttaaaacttgTAACAATCATATTGTTGGTACTGTTATTCTGTGAATACTGCCATATAGACTGTGGAATGAAACAAGTAATTATGTTGGTACAACTGAGAACTTGGATTTtcagcaatggagaaaagacatgGATGCAAGACTAGTGGTGATAAGTAAATATCTTGAACTTCTTAGTATAAATTGGAAACACTGGCATGAATTTATGCTGTTTTATCacgaaaaaaaaatgaatcacaaccaaccaaacaatgacaacaaaaaaatctcCCTCTGCCTACTAAAAAGGTCTAGAAAAAATGCACTCAGGAGCAAATGAACACCTTTTATGTCTAAACTCTGGTTTCTATATTACAAACTCTATTTGAGGGTATAGCTAAATAACTGATGAGAGGTTTCTCTATAGAAATATCCCAGCTAATAAAAAGGCAATAATAGAATCAAAAAATCATCATACTGGAAATTCCAGTAAAACAATGATCACCAATAGCTaatatcacaaaatgaaaagatcCGACTTTATATACCTCCTGATGCAAAAAAGCAACATTATCTATTAAGTATTCTCTCAATGAAATTCAAGTATTAATCTGATCCAGGCTCTGGATTTAACTGCTACTTTAGAGGAAatacaggagacagagaaacatgtGAAGCAATAACACAGGATGAAATCAGCAAGATCTTGTCTACAGAACTTCACAGGGCCTACTGCTTGATTTCTTCAAACTACATAagagaaacaaatacaaaaaaaaagaaaatggcacaTATAGATTATGAGGGACTGGAAAATATCAGTCAAGTTCAATTTATAGATCTTATttggatatgaaaaaaattttgatagAGACAACTAGGAAATTTTAATGTTTACTGGGAAAATTACTGGTAATTTCTGAGGGGGGATTATATACATATtctaagttcttattttttaaatacatacactAGAATAGTTACAGGTGAAATAAAATGATGCCTTTggggctgaggatacagctcagttggtagtgtactgcctcacatgcacaaggccctgggttcaagccccagcaccaaaaaaaaaatgcctttgattGTTCAAAATAATAGGGGTAAGAAGAGAATAGAGGTATAGATGAAACAAGACTAGCAATGAGTTGAGCAATGCTGAAGCTCAATGACTGGTAGATGGGgtttactatatttttctttcagtatgtttgaaatttcctacatataaaaacatttttaaagtaattttgttTACCAtattattaaggaaataaaaagcaagtgaaaatataagaagcaataaaaaatgaTGAGCCAGATCTGAAGATGAGcaaataagataaatgcaaataataataaaaattagaaatttattgatGAGATTAAGTAGCTGAATAGAGAGAACTAAAGATAAAATTAGTAAGTACAATACAGAACAGAAGAAACTACTTAGGATTCATACtgagaaatgaacagaaaatatgaaagagaagttaagagatACAGAGCATAGAATTAGCAGGCCTAACAGGACTTCCTGGACTAAGAGGAAACCCatgaggaaaaaaagtaaaaggaaattgGGAGGCATCAATATTTGAAAAGGTAATAACTAAGAATCTCTTGAGttgccaaaaaattaaaatcatttcttggAGTCAAGAAATTCTAAgacctaaagaagaataaaatcaatatCTGCATCTAATTGCATCACAGTGAAATAGTTAATAACAGAATGAGTccaaagaaagtagaagaaaataataaaagataagaaattaataaacaggAAACATAGAATCAAAGATTggcataaaaatttttaagagactaataaaatgaatttctaacaaaattaatcaagaaaaaaagagacacaaggtttggaatgaaaaaaagactgacaatatGTTTGATAAATATCTGAATATCTTGGTAACAACATACTAATAAATATGATGACTTTGGTGAAATGGACAAATTACTaggaaaatataagcaaaatgcATTTAAGAATACACAAAATCCGAATGATCCCATTAACTCTTTAAAAAACTGAATCAGTAGTTAAAAAACATCtcatagggactggggatatagctcagttggtagagtgcttgcctcgcatgcacaaggccctgagttcaatctccagcactgcaaaaaaacaacaactcatGAAGAAAATGGCCAGGTTTCCACTGCTTTCCAGGTCAGTACAAGCAAATATCAAAGCACAGATAATTCTGAATTGACACAAACTATTccacaaaacagaagaaaagaaaataatccttaTCTCATTTATAAACTAGTATtaatccaggcacagtggtgcacacctgtaatcccagctactcacaaGGCTGAGGAGGGATGATCTCATGAATCCATGAGACCATCTCAGACAACACAGTGACACCCTAtcacagacaaaaataaatgaataaatacagtatagcataagctgggcatggtagcatatTCCTGGAGTCACAGCTACTTAGGAGGGTGAGaagggaggatcacttgagtccaggagttctaggccagcctgagcaacacagcaagacctccaacacaaaacaaacaagtaTATCCTTGATACTAAAACCAAGCAAGTATTGTTTAGGAAAATTTCAAGccaattaaaaatgcaaatattcttgACTGAACATTAACAAACCAAACATACCAGTGTACCAAATGATAGAATAAATTTGGGTTTATCTCAGTAACACAAAATGGgttttataatagaaaattgaTCAATACAACTCACCACAttaaagaagagacaaaaaactCCATATGATCAACCAGCCCAAAACACCTTAGAAATTCACAGAAACAAGAACAAATCCATATCTCAAGTCCACTAGGTAAGTAATGTAAATGTCCTACTGTGTTGAGCTGCTCATATATAGTGACATGCTCTCTCCAACTACTACAAGGCACTACCTTGTCTCTTTCAACTTGCATATTTGGGGTTTAAATGTAGCACTACAATGCTTATATTTAGTCTATTTTATCTCAAAAGTTCTTTGCTAGTCTGCAGATAACAGACATTACTTCCCTATACGTGATCTCAAAGAGAAAAATTCCTGTATTATCAGAAACTTTTGTTACTTAACTAAATTTTCACCAATCCATGTTAGTCAATAGTCTCTAAATGTTCCCAATACTTCCAAATGTTTTGATAAAAAGCTCTGTATATTGTTTAATTATTTCTTACCCTGAGACTACAACATCTTGGTTTTGTAAATATCACTTTCTTCATGTTATTAACATCAATGTGTTTGTGTAAAAGACATGCTTCTACAGCTATGTTGGCCAAGAGACATATGATTATTGAGCACTAGAAATGGGGCTAGTCCGAActaaaatgtgatataaatataaaaacttgagggctggggagatagctcagctggtagagtgcttgccttgcaagcacaaggctctgagttcgatccccagtactgcaaaaacaaaaaaacttgatatgaaaaaataaacctaaaatatctcattaacaatttttatattgatgacatgttgaaatgataatatttgggatatactaagttaaataaaacatcattaaaattaatctcatctgcttttatttatacttttttaatatGGCTACTAGAACAGTTAAATTGCATGTGGCTTACATTAATTGGACAGTGCTGGTCGAAAGCGTTATCATGTCACAATTTACTTACAGCTTCAAAGATGACATTTTCACTCCAACAACTAAGCTATCATCCATGACACGATACCATATCTTCTCTACTAGCTGTTCTGAATCTTGAAAATTGTCTGGTAGCTTTTCATCAAAGGCATGAACACAGTTTTCTTCTTTACCACAAAAAGGAACAAGATATCCCttatacaaaaatatgtttaaataactGATTAGGAAAAGTATCTAATGTAGCAAAACTAAAATAATGTAAATCAGCTTTTGGTCAGGTCTTCTTGtctaaacattttataataaatcataatgtaccatattatatattatacataatttgctaaaataaaatacataaaacataaaattaattatctaTTCTGATCAAGAAGCATGGTCTGACTGGAACAAGATGAGTTATTCGACACAGAACCAGCAGGGATGTCAGTCTGACAATATGTACCCTAGGTATACCAAAAACAATCCAAAATTTTAGCAACTTGCACTTAGCTGGTAACTATAGACTTTTATGTTAATAAAACCAATTAAACTGATCTTTGGACTGTTTACAGattgttaaaatttattcttaaaagtcCAGACCATGCTCAGTAATTTCTGCACACATGAGCATTTATAATAACAATAGAAATAGTAGTAATGATAACAACATATATTATTGACTGTttatgtcaggcactgttctaaatgTCACTCATGTATCAATTCATTTATCCCTTACAATAACTCTAGTATCCTTTGTCAGTTGTATTGTTGCctacattttacagataaggaaaatgaagcacagagaagttaagtatcTTGCCAGAGGTAACACAGCaagcaagtggcagagctgggtttgTACTAAGGCATACTAGTTCCAAAGCCTGTGCTCTAACTTAGCCTACTCTCTCTATATATgataattactgaaaaaaaaagatatgggcACTTACAGCACAATAGTGCACTAACATGTTTCTACTGGCTTTGGCCAGCAGCTGTGAGATCTGAGGCAGGTTATTCATCTGAAACCTGAGGAAACTGTTACTACCTTTCAGTcttgtttttgaaaaaacaatGTAAACAGCCCCAAATAGGGCCTTGAACATAGTGGTTTCAATTCATTTCTAaacattctttcttctctgtaatACTAGCAAAATTGATGCAGTAggtgagaagggaaaggggactCAATTTTAACAAGGACTTTTGTGAGATCTCCCAGGAAATTAGAACAGTGATAAAGAAATACAACACGATGtgcttttcttatgttttttacATTAACAGGATCATATTTTGGACCAAGCCCCTCATACTGCTAAGACTGAAATGCAGGCAGGGGACATAAGAATGCCAATATAGGgactgcagttgtggctcagtggtagagtgcttgcctagcatgtgaggcacaggattagatcctcagcaccacatataaataaataaattaaggtattgtgtccatttacaactaaaaaaaaaataagaatgggcAATATAGAGGAAGTCAGGGCAAGGCACAAGAGTggacttgagaaaataaaaatgccacaTTAAGTTTCTCTATGTAATTGTACATTCTGGTCTTTCTCTGTATGTAATTAATATGCATAAACACTGCTTTTATGAAGTCTGAATAGTTTTAACTAACTTTTGCCATTACTATACCAGCATAAGGAACTGCAAGGTACCTGAAGAAGTTCATATGATGGTCcgccacaaagaaaaaaagtaaaattataaactgTAGATAGAATGACTAAGGAAACACAGCAATTTAAGGGTATTTACTAGATAGAGGAATAAATATCCTTAGAAGTGAACAAGGCAACTGACTGAAAGAACAATCATCATGCTaatgatgaaattatgtcatcacTAATATAAGGTTAAATAATGCTCAGTATATTCTATTTACAAATCCAGGAAATATTTACTTATGAGTAATTCCTATCTaaatcatacaaataaaaaagttaatagtTAAATCTTTTTTAATCAACAGAACTTGTTCCTTAAGGTTTCTGAtaactgaaatttaatttaattaaccAAGATTTAATATCCTATAGGATTGCATGCAAATAGGTAAAATATTGGCTcctaaatcaaatatttttcaatgtcaTAAAAGTCCACCAGTATAATCCCTGAAACATTTGTTCTTGATCCACTGAGCagtattttctaatatattcCAATATTCCAATTTAAATAACTCTTCAACAGCTTGCTTGCAGATTTTTGATGCATAAAGTGATAAAATGGCCATGATTAATTTTACCTCTTCTGCACTTGATGTACTATCATCTTTCCCTTGAACCATATTTATTAAAGCTTTCcaagattttgaaataattttctccttAAGCAATAGATGCTGCTGTAATTCCTGAACAGAAGCCAAACCAACCtgtaaagtagaaagaaaaatagttgcCAGAGTCATAATTTCAAATGAAACCAGGCATACCATTAATTCAGGAAGTACTCCAAATGtgcttttcaattcatttttctatGGAAAAGCAGGGAATATTTCTCAgagcaaaaatttttatttatagattttaagaCTGATtacaaaaaagtattttttctttcaaaggaaaatatagCAAATAACTACAATATAGAGTTTATGTATCAAACTGAGAATGCCAATCTATTAGCATTCATTTTAGTATTAAGTAACTAGGAATCAATATGGTTAAGAATCAAATTCTGTGAACACTCTCACCCtcatcaaaaa contains these protein-coding regions:
- the Fancb gene encoding Fanconi anemia group B protein — protein: MPSKQAMSSKEQERLLCYNGEVLVFQLSQGNLADKGPAKIFILHVKRMVFDRETRTFVLKSTGFFSMRKEYSHLKIICCNCVSDFRTGINLPYILIQSNKNNIFKYFLLCLHSNNKFEKHLTFKLAHELKESIRVLNGPLVLWQYVNTLYCISSHTRKVMSVLVNFSSIEWAGEIENLGIVLLGLTECDSSEKECNQKPSESDFEIQNTKFCVYSLESQEVLSDTYIIPPAYSSVVTCVHVCETEIVNNQFRISLIALTRKNQLISFQNGTPKRLCQLPFGDPCAVQLLNSGEGNLFFIVSFRSNDACAVWKKNFQIAAKWEKLTSVLIDDFIGTGTEQVLLLFKDSLNSFKITNLDKINYSSDPLTRNEDDLFEDEPEHCYLVIPALEKRLKVGLASVQELQQHLLLKEKIISKSWKALINMVQGKDDSTSSAEEGYLVPFCGKEENCVHAFDEKLPDNFQDSEQLVEKIWYRVMDDSLVVGVKMSSLKLSLNEVTLSLIMEQAYSSSFRLIKCENRVIKLSKDSFPAPHLMPHEIGSEAKKIKLTSDSKEEGRFACEQPYMKTYVQIITAITSLSPLLAFNKFCCVVLLHIREKENGSCPKDRYIPCGRLFLSLEDLSSGKYLMTFPKKKPIEDMEDLFALLTTLHKSCFQVISPGYSVNSMKMWLLEHMKCEVIKEFPEMCFCKRPRNFYGTLFNWKQRTPFEGTLTVYSRNQTVLFQCLRNLIRVLPMNCSFKNLKLGNEDFLIDRLALTLEKELVTLGSLSSSALAKVESNFVQMGEANTGKSSVMTASSDKKENIHLYREEVQREKKKMLERNLKVSGVLYREMTLKLVEIQLQSDLSAEKLTSLQSQFQRDHI